The segment GCCGCGCTGCGCGCGCTGGTCGGCGGCCAGGCCGCCGCTGTACTGGTATTGGAAAACGACCTCTACCGCCGCGCGGATCGCGCCGCCGTCGATGCCGCGCTGGATGCGGCCCAAGTAGTCATCGTCGCCGACCACCAGCAGACCGAGACCGCCGCGCGCGCCGACCTGCTGCTGCCGGTGGCCAGCTTCGCCGAGGGCGACGGCACCCTGGTCAGCCAGGAGGGTCGCGCGCAGCGCTTCTTCCAGGTCTATGAGCCGAGCTACTACAACGCCGACATCCGCGTGCGCGAAGGCTGGCGCTGGCTGCATGCGCTGCACTCGACGCGCCAGCACCGCCCGGTGGACTGGACGCAGCTGGACCAGGTCACCGAGGCCTGCGCCGCCGCCCATCCGCAGCTGGCCGGCATCCGCAACGCCGCGCCAAAGGCGGACTTCCGCATCAAGGGCCTGAAGCTCGCCCGCGAGCCGCATCGCTACAGCGGCCGTACGGCGATGCGGGCCAACATCAGCGTGCACGAGCCGCGCCAGCCGCAGGACCCGGATTCGGCCTTCGCCTTTTCCATGGAAGGCTACGCCGGCAGCGCCGAGGACCGACAGCAGATTCCCTTCGCCTGGTCCCCGGGCTGGAATTCGCCGCAGGCCTGGAACAAGTTCCAGGACGAGGTCGGCGGCCACCTGCGCGCCGGTGATCCTGGCGTGCGCCTGATTCCCGCCGGCAGTGGCCGCCTGGGCTGGTTTGCGGTCAATGCACCCTTCGCCCCGGCTCGCGGCCAGTGGCAGGCGGTCGCCCTCCATCATCTGTTCGGCAGCGACGAAACCTCGGCCCTGGCCGCGCCGATCCAGGCGCGCATGCCCAAGCCCTATGTGGCCCTGAACGGCGCCGAGGCCGCACGCCTGGGCGTGAACGAGGGCGCGCTGCTCAGCTTCGAGTTGCGCGGCCAGCGCCTGCGTCTGCCGCTGCGCGTCCTCGACGACCTGCCGCTCGGGCTGGTCGGCCTACCCGTCGGCCTGCCGGGCGTTCCCGCGGCCTTCGCCGGCGCGACCGTCACCGCACTCGAGGAGGCTGCCCAATGAGCTGGCTCACGCCCGAACTCATCGCCGTGATCGTCCAGGTGCTCAAGGCCATCGTCATCCTTCTGGTGGTGGTGGTCGCCGGCGCACTGCTCAGCTTCGTCGAGCGCCGCCTGCTGGGCCTCTGGCAGGACCGCTACGGCCCGAACCGGGTCGGCCCGTTCGGCCTGTTCCAGCTCGCTGCGGACATGCTGAAGATGTTCTTCAAGGAAGACTGGACGCCACCTTTCGTCGACAAGCCGATCTTCACCCTGGCGCCGGTGGTGGCGATGAGTTCGCTGCTGATCGCCTTCGCCGTGGTGCCGGTGACGCCGACCTGGGGCGTGGCGGACCTGAACATCGGCCTGCTGTTCTTCTTCGCCATGGCCGGGTTGACGGTGTATGCGGTGCTCTTCGCCGGCTGGTCGAGCAACAACAAGTTCGCCCTGCTCGGCAGCCTGCGCGCCTCGGCGCAGACGGTGTCCTACGAGGTGTTCCTCGGCCTGTCGCTGATGGGCATCGTCGCCCAGGTCGGCTCGTTCAACATGCGCGACATCGTCGAGTACCAGCAGCAGCACCTGTGGTTCATCATCCCGCAGTTCCTCGGCTTCGCGACCTTCTTCATCGCCGGTGTCGCGGTGACCCACCGCCACCCGTTCGACCAGCCCGAGGCCGAGCAGGAGCTCGCCGACGGCTACCACATCGAATACGCGGGCATGAAGTGGGGCATGTTCTTCGTCGGCGAGTACATCGGCATCGTGCTGGTCTCAGCGCTGTTGACCACGCTGTTCTTCGGCGGCTGGCACGGCCCGTTCCTTGAGGCGCTGCCCTGGCTGTCGTTCTTCTGGTTCGCGCTCAAGACCGGCTTCTTCATCATGGTCTTCATCCTCTTGCGCGCCTCGATCCCGCGGCCGCGCTACGACCAGGTGATGGCCTTCAGCTGGAAGTTCTGCCTGCCGCTGACCCTGATCAACCTGCTGGTGACCGGCGCGCTCGTGCTGGCCGCGCAGTAAGGAGAGGACGCAATGTTCAAGTACATCGGCGAGGTGCTGCACGGCACCTACACCCAATTGCGCAGCCTGGTGATGGTCTTCGGCCATGCCTTCCGCAAGCGCGACACCCTGCAATACCCCGAAGAACCGGTCTACCTGCCGCCACGCTACCGCGGTCGCATCGTGCTGACCCGCGACCCCGACGGCGAGGAGCGCTGCGTGGCCTGCAACCTCTGTGCGGTGGCCTGCCCGGTCGGCTGTATCTCGCTGCAGAAGGCCGAGACCGAGGACGGCCGCTGGTACCCGGAATTCTTCCGCATCAACTTCTCGCGCTGCATCTTCTGCGGCCTGTGCGAGGAGGCCTGCCCGACCACCGCGATCCAGCTGACCCCGGACTTCGAGATGGGCGAGTACAAGCGTCAGGACCTGGTCTACGAAAAGGAAGACCTGCTGATCTCCGGCCCCGGCAAGAACCCGGACTACAACTTCTACCGCGTCGCCGGCATGGCCATCGCCGGCAAGCCCAAGGGCGCGGCCCAGGCCGAGGCCGAGCCGATCAACGTCAAGGGGTTGCTGCCATGACCCCGTGCCGTATCGCTTGCCTGCTCCGCTCCGTCAGGCGCCCCGCACCGGGTGCGCCTGTGGCCTTCGCGTCGAGGACCTGACCCATGGAATTCGCCTTCTACTTCGCCTCCGGCGCGGCGGTGGTGGCCACCCTTCGGGTGATCAGCGCCAGCAACCCGGTGCATGCCCTGCTCTATCTGGTCATCTCGCTGCTGGCGGTGGCCATGTGCTTCTTCTCCCTCGGTGCGCCCTTTGCCGGCGCGCTGGAGATCATCGTCTACGCCGGCGCCATCATGGTGCTGTTCGTCTTCGTCGTGATGATGCTCAACCTCGGCCCAGCGGTGGCGCAGCAGGAACGCGCCTGGCTGACGCCAAAGGTCTGGCTGGGACCTTCGTTGCTGTCCGCCGTTCTGCTCGCGCAACTGCTCTATGTGCTGTTCAGCGAGCCGAGCAACGCCACCCTGGCCGCAACCAGCATCGAGCCCAAGCAGGTTGGCGTCGCCCTGTTCGGCCCCTACCTGCTGGCCGTCGAACTGGCCTCGCTGCTGCTGCTCGGCGCGCTGGTCGCCGCCTATCACCTGGGCCGTCACGAGGCGAAGGAGTAACGCATGCAAGCCATACCGCTCGAACACGGCCTGGCCGTCGCCGCCGTGCTGTTCTGCCTGGGCCTGGTGGGCCTGATGGTGCGCCGCAACATCCTGTTCATGCTGATGAGCCTGGAAATCATGATGAACGCCGCGGGCCTGGCGTTCGTTGTGGCCGGTAGCCGTTGGGGCCAGCCGGATGGGCAGATCATGTTCATCCTGGTAATCACCCTGGCCGCGGCCGAGGCGGCCATCGGCCTGGCGATCCTGCTGCAGCTGTACCGCCGCTTCAACACCCTCGACGTCGACGCCGCAAGCGAGATGCACGGATGAACCTACTACCCCTGACCTTCGCGTTCCCGCTGCTGGGCTACTTTCTGCTCGCCTTCTCGCGCGGGCGGCTGTCGGAAAACCTTGCGGCG is part of the Stutzerimonas balearica DSM 6083 genome and harbors:
- the nuoI gene encoding NADH-quinone oxidoreductase subunit NuoI, which produces MFKYIGEVLHGTYTQLRSLVMVFGHAFRKRDTLQYPEEPVYLPPRYRGRIVLTRDPDGEERCVACNLCAVACPVGCISLQKAETEDGRWYPEFFRINFSRCIFCGLCEEACPTTAIQLTPDFEMGEYKRQDLVYEKEDLLISGPGKNPDYNFYRVAGMAIAGKPKGAAQAEAEPINVKGLLP
- the nuoJ gene encoding NADH-quinone oxidoreductase subunit J, which gives rise to MEFAFYFASGAAVVATLRVISASNPVHALLYLVISLLAVAMCFFSLGAPFAGALEIIVYAGAIMVLFVFVVMMLNLGPAVAQQERAWLTPKVWLGPSLLSAVLLAQLLYVLFSEPSNATLAATSIEPKQVGVALFGPYLLAVELASLLLLGALVAAYHLGRHEAKE
- the nuoK gene encoding NADH-quinone oxidoreductase subunit NuoK; protein product: MQAIPLEHGLAVAAVLFCLGLVGLMVRRNILFMLMSLEIMMNAAGLAFVVAGSRWGQPDGQIMFILVITLAAAEAAIGLAILLQLYRRFNTLDVDAASEMHG
- the nuoH gene encoding NADH-quinone oxidoreductase subunit NuoH, translating into MSWLTPELIAVIVQVLKAIVILLVVVVAGALLSFVERRLLGLWQDRYGPNRVGPFGLFQLAADMLKMFFKEDWTPPFVDKPIFTLAPVVAMSSLLIAFAVVPVTPTWGVADLNIGLLFFFAMAGLTVYAVLFAGWSSNNKFALLGSLRASAQTVSYEVFLGLSLMGIVAQVGSFNMRDIVEYQQQHLWFIIPQFLGFATFFIAGVAVTHRHPFDQPEAEQELADGYHIEYAGMKWGMFFVGEYIGIVLVSALLTTLFFGGWHGPFLEALPWLSFFWFALKTGFFIMVFILLRASIPRPRYDQVMAFSWKFCLPLTLINLLVTGALVLAAQ